The following are encoded in a window of Magnolia sinica isolate HGM2019 chromosome 11, MsV1, whole genome shotgun sequence genomic DNA:
- the LOC131218977 gene encoding uncharacterized protein LOC131218977 has product MGEPNVIPIVLAAYILNPACLFASADPAEALTMHMVGFIDVLERMIPDREEQDKISTLLDFYTKSEGIFSRDIVIRHRTMKLPTDWWAAYGVDPNRKDPVLKKLAMKILGLTCSASGCEHNWSTFESIHTKKRNRLEEKKLNDLVFVQYNKKLQKRFRSRKEKPGFFDPICLDELDADNEWLVKTEDPVFAVEDLTWAQVEDAAYGLTPSEGSSTTRRRRTGGSRGASSSRQPVDEIEEIEEGEGDNDDQIEDHPPLDVDEVLVRIYDE; this is encoded by the exons atgggggagccaaatgtcatccccattgtattggctgcttacatccttaacccagcctgtttattcgcttctgctgatccagcagaagcactaactatgcatatggttggatttattgatgtcttggaaagaatgattccagatagagaaGAACAGGACAAAATCTCAACTTTGctggacttctacacaaaaagtgaagggatattctcaagggatatcgtaataagacatcggacaatgaaattaccca ctgactggtgggctgcctatggagtggacccaaacaggaaggatccagttctaaagaagctggctatgaagattcttggactcacgtgttctgccagtggttgcgagcacaattggagcacgttcgagTCA attcataccaagaaaaggaatcgccttgaggaaaaaaagctcaacgatttggttttcgttcaatacaataaaaaattgcaaaaacgATTCCGaagtaggaaagaaaagcccggcttctttgaccctatctgcttagatgagttggatgcagataacgagtggctcgtaaAGACGGAGGACCCGGTATTTGCTGTAGAGGATctgacatgggcacaagttgaagatgccgcatatGGATTGACACCTAGTGAAGGTagtagtaccactcgaaggcgaaggacAGGGGGAAGCcggggggcgagtagtagccgtcaacccgttgatgagattgaggagattgaagaaggagaaggtgataatgatgatcaaattgaagatcatccaccattggatgttgatgaagtattagtacgtatATATGACGAAtaa